The sequence GTGATCTTCGCGTACGCCGCCCTGGAGCTGGTCGGCGTCGCCGCCGGTGAGACCGCCGAGCCGGAGAAGGTCGTCCCGCGCGCGGTGAACTCGATCATGTGGCGCGTGGGCCTGTTCTACGTGGGCTCGGTCGTGCTGCTCGCCCTGCTGCTGCCCGGCTCGGTGTACTCCGCCGACCAGAGCCCGTTCGTGACGGTCCTGTCGAAGATCGGCGTCCCGGCGGCCGGCGACGTGATGAACCTGGTCGTGCTCACCGCCGCCATGTCCTCGCTCAACTCCGGCCTGTACTCCACCGGCCGCATCCTGCGCTCCATGGCCATGGCGGGCTCCGCCCCGAAGTTCACCGCCCGGATGAACCGCAGCCAGGTCCCCTACGGCGGCATCCTGCTGACCTGCGGGGTCTGCGTGCTCGGCGTCGGCCTGAACTACCTGATGCCCAGCCAGGCCTTCGAGATCGTGCTGAACATCGCCTCGCTCGGCATCATCAGCACCTGGGTGATCATCATGCTCTGCCACATGATCTTCGTCCGGCGGGCCCGCGCGGGCCTGGCCACCCGGCCGCACTTCCGGCTGAAGGGCAGCCCGGTCACGGAGATCGCCACGATCACCTTCCTGCTGGTCTGCCTCGGCATGATGTGGAACGACCCGGACGTCGGCCGCAAGACCCTGCTGCTCATCCCGGTGATCGCCCTGCTGCTGGTCGTCGGCTGGTTCGGCGTCCGCCGCCGTGTCTCCCGCGACACCGACAAGGAACTGACCGAGCTGTCGCGATGACGAAGTAGCAGCTCAGCGCCACTGTCAGTGGCACCGCCTACGGTGGCGTCATGTCGGAGATCATGTATGTCCGGGGTGACGCCACCGTTCCGTCGGTCAAGGGCGTCAAGGTCATCGCCCATGTCTGCAACGACATCGGGGGCTGGGGGAAGGGCTTCGTCCTGGCGCTCTCGCGCCGCTGGCCGGAGCCGGAGGCGGCGTACCGCGCCTGGCACCGCGACCGAGCCAAGAACGACTTCGGTCTGGGCGCGGTCCAGCTCGTCAGGGTCGACCCGTACGTGTGGGTGGCCAACATGATCGGCCAGCGCGGCATCCGGAGAGGCAGCAAGGGCGCTCCCGTCCGCTACGACGCGATCGACACCGCCCTCGCCCGCCTCGCCGGCGAAGTGATCGAACTCGGTGCGTCCGTGCACATGCCCCGCATAGGCTGCGGCCTGGCGGGCGGCACCTGGTCCCGCACAGCGCCGCTCATCACCGAGCGGCTGGTCAAGCGCGGCATCGCGGTGACGGTGTACGACCACGGGGAGGGTGGCGGATGACGGCACACGAGGGTGCGATCGACGTCCTGGTGCTCGGCGGAGCCGGGGTGGACACGATCGTGTACGTTCCCGAGCTGCCGCTCCCGTACGCCGACAGCTACATGATCGATTCCGGTATCCGCACCCGCGCCGGGCAGACCGGCGACTTCGTCGCCCTGAGCCTGACCTCGCTGGGACTGCGCACCCACCACCTCGACCTGCTCGGCGACGACCCCGAGGGCGACCTCGTCCGCGCCCTGCACCGGAAACGGGGCATCGGGTTCACCGCGCTTCCGCAACCCGCCGGGACCAAGCGCGCGGTCAATCTCGTCGGCCCGGACGGCCGGCGGCTGTCCCTCTACGACACCAGCCGCGCCCACCCCGACGACCGCTTTCCCGAAGAGACCCTGAACACCCTGGCCACGGCGAGCCGGCACGTCCACGTCACCCTCACCCAGCCCTGCTCCCACGCCCTGCCGGCGCTGATCGAGACGGGCGTTCCCCTCTCCACCGATCTGCACGACTGGGACGGCGAGAACCCGTACCACGAGCCTTTCGCCCTCGCGGCCGACGTCGTCTTCCTCTCGGCGGCCGCACTCACCGACCCCGAACGGACCATACGGCGCATCGCCGGGCGTGGCCGGGCCGAGGTCGTCGTCGCGACCGCCGGAGCCGACGGCGCATATCTGCTGGCCGACGGCGAACTGAACCGCGTACCGGCGGCGGACCCGCCCGCGCCGGTGGTGGACTCCAACGGCGCGGGCGACGCCTTCGCCGCCGCCTTCCTCTACGGCCGCCTCATGGGCGAGCCTCCCCAGCGATGCGCCCTGTACGGTGCGGTCGCCGGGGCGTACGCCTGCACGGTCCCGGCCACACGCGCGGAGGCGATAGGCCGGGACGAACTGCTCGCGCGGGCGGACCGGACGAGACCCTGAGGCCCCGGGCGTCAGTGCCCGTGCACGTCGTTGGTGGCCTCGATCTTCTTCCACGACTTCGGCTGGACGACGGCCGTACCGGCCTTCGTGAGGGACGCCGCGCGGGCCGCGGCTGCGGCCGGCTTCGACGGCTGGAACAGCCAGGTGTCGAACAGGGCGGCCAGCGGCTTGCCGGAGACCTGCTCGGCGTACCTCTGGAAGTCGGCCACCGAGGCGTTGCCGTACGCGTGATCCTTCGGCCAGCCCTTCAGAAGGGCGAAGAAGGCGTCGTCACCGATCTCGTCGCGCAGCGCCTGGATGGCGAGCGCGCCCCGGTCGTAGACGGCGAGGTCGAACTGGCCGTCCGGGCCCGGGTCGCCGGGCTTGACCGTCCAGAACGCGTCACCGGACGGGTGAGAGGCGTACACGTAGTCGGCGAGTTCCTGCGTGGTGCCCTCGCCCTCGTGCTCCGACCACAGCCACTGCGCGTACCGCGCGAAGCCCTCGTTGATCCAGATGTCCTTCCAGCCCTTCAGGGACACGTCGTCGCCGTACCACTGGTGGGCCAGCTCGTGCACGACCACCGAGGTGTTGGAGCCGTTCGCGAACTGCTTCGGACTGTAGTAGACACGGGTCTGCGTCTCCAGCGCGTACCCGGTGGTGGTGTTGGGCACGTAGCCGCCGGCCGAGCTGAACGGATACGGCCCGAAATAGCCGCTCAGCCAGTCCACGATCTCCCCGGTGCGCTCCACGCTCGCCCGCGCGGCCCCGTCGTTGTCGCCGAGGTCCTTGCTGTAGGCGTTGACGACCGGCACCCCGCCGTCCGAGGTGCTGGTCGTGATGTCGAACTTCCCGACCGCGAGGGTGGCCAGATAGGTCGCCTGCGGCTTGTTCTGCCGCCAGTTGTAGGTGGTCCAGCCCAGCTTCGAACCGGTCGACTGGAGGGTGCCGTTGGAGATGGCCTGGGTGCCGTCCGGGACGGCCACCGACACGTCGTAGGTGGCCTTGTCGCTCGGGTGGTCGTTGCTCGGGAACCACCACCAGGCGGCCTCGGGCTCGTCCGCGGCCACCGCGCCGTCGGGCGTGCGGTGCCAGGTGTTGAAGCCGTAGGCGCTCTTCTTCGACGGCACTCCGCTGTAGCGGACGACGACGGTGACCGGCGTGCCCTTGGCGAGCGGTGTCTTCGGAGTGATGACCAGCTCGTGCTGGTCGGACGTCGTGAAGGACGCCTTGGCGCCGTTGACCCGCACCTCGCTCACGTCCAGCAGGAAGTCCAGGTCGAAGCTGGACAGGTCCTCCGTGGTCCTCGCCAGGATGGTCGCCGTGCCCTGCAACTCGTCCGTCTTCGGCTGGTACCGCAGCCTCAGGTCGTAGTGCGAGACGTCGTAACCGCCGTTGCCGTAGGACGGGTAGTACGGGTCGCCGATGCCCGGCGCGCCGGGGGCGTAGCTCGCGGCCGATGCCGGGATCGCCAGCAGGAGGGAGGCCGCCACGAGTGCGCCCGGCGCGATGATTCTGCGGTGCACGTCAGCTCCAAGTCGTCGGGACAGGAAGTCTGTTCGGAGCCTATTCAGTCCCTGTGGCCGCTGACCTGTCCATGGCCCCTGCTGTCACACGATCGCCATTCAGCCGTCACGCACCACGCTAGACCGTACGACACCCTCAGCTGTCCTCTTCTGTACGGGAGTTGACCGGGGTAACGTCCGCGCATGCCGAACAGCACACCGATGCGCACGCGCTTCACGATCTGGAGAACGCTGGCGACCGCGGCCGTCACAGCCCTGATGGCCGCCTTCCTCGTCCCCACCGCCGCCCAGGCCGCGCCCCGTGAGAGCCGGCCCGTCTACTCCTACGCACACGCCATCCGTGAGGCGGTCTGGGTCGACACCGGCCTCGACAGCGACGGCGACGGGAAGACGGATCGCGTCGCCGCCGACATCGTCCGGCCCGCCGAACCGGCCCGCCAGGGCCGCAAGGTGCCGGTCATCATGGATGCCAGCCCGTACTACTCCTGCTGCGGCCGCGGCAACGAGAGCCAGAAGAAGACGTACGACGTACACGGCCGCGTCGTGCAGATGCCGCTGTTCTACGACAACTACTTCGTGCCCCGCGGCTACGCCTTCGTCGGCGTCGACCTGGCCGGTACCAACCGCTCCGACGGCTGCGTCGACGTCGGCGGCCGCTCCGACATCCGGTCGGCGAAGGCGGTCATCGACTGGCTGAACGGCAGGGCCAGGGCGTACACGACCCGGACCGGCACGAGCACCGTCAAGGCGAGCTGGACCAACGGCAGAACCGGCATGATCGGCAAGAGCTGGGACGGCACGATCGCCAACGGCGTCGCGGCCACCGGCGTCAAGGGCCTGAGGACGATCGTCCCGATCAGCGGCATCTCCTCCTGGTACGACTACTACTTCGCCCAGGGCGCCCCGCTGTACGACGGCGGCCCCGACGAACTGGCCGGCTATGTCGAGAGCGGCGACGCCGCGGCCCATTGCGCGGCCGTGCACAAGAAACTCGCCGACGGCAGCCCGCGCAGCGGCGACTGGACCTCCCTGTGGACCGAGCGGAACTACGTCAGGGACGCGGCCAAGGTGCGGGCCAGCGTGTTCCTGGTGCACGGCATGCAGGACCTCAATGTGCGCACCAAGCATTTCGGCCAGTGGTGGGACGCCCTCGCCGAGCACGGGGTGAAGCGCAAGATCTGGCTCTCCCAGACCGGGCACGTCGACCCCTTCGACTACCGGCGCGGCGCCTGGGTCGACACCCTGCACCGCTGGTTCGACCACGAACTCCTCGGCTATGACAACGGCATCGACCGAGCGCCGATGGCCGACATCGAACGCCACCCCGACCAGTGGGTCACCTCCGAGGTCTGGCCGCCGCACGGCACCCGGGCCACCACGCTCCGCCCGGCCCCCGGCACCACTCCCGGCGTCGGCACCCTCGGCCCGCGTCCGGCGACCGGCACCGAGACCTTCACCGACGACCCGAAGCTGAGCGAGACCGACTGGGCGGCCCACCTCACCACCCCCACCCCGGAGAAGGCCGGCTTCCTCACCGCGCCCCTCACCCGCGACCTGCGTCTGTCCGGTTCTTCCACGGTGACGGTGACCGCCACGCCCACCACCTCCTCGGCCCATCTGTCCGCCGTCCTGGTGGACCTCGGCCCGGACACCATCCGCGACTACGCCGACGGCGGCGAGGGCATCACCACCCTCACCGACCGCGGCTGCTGGGGCGCGAGCACAGCCGGGGACAGCGCCTGCTTCAAGAACACCAAGGCGAAGACGATCGCCGTCGACGACACGGTGCTCAGCCGCGGCTGGGCCGACCTCGGCCACTACGCCTCGCCCGACCACGGAGTCCCGCTCACCCCGGGCAAGGCGTACACGATCACGCTGTCCCTGGCGGCGACCGATCACGTCGTCCCCAAGGGCCACCGCCTGGCGCTGATCGTCGCCGGCACGGACAAGGACCTCATCGACCCGCCGTCCACCAAGCCGGCCCTCACCCTGGACCTGTCCCGGACCACGGCCAGGATCCCGCTGGTCGGCGGCGCCGCGGCGTTCGCCCGGGCCACCTCCACCAGCGCGTCCGCCGCTCCCGGGACGACGGTCCTGGACGGCGTCCGCGCACCGCGCGCCGGCCGGCACATCCCGGCGAGCTGACCGCTCAGGCGGCCGGGCGGGTCAGCCCGGCCGCCTCACGGGCGCAGCCCCAGGCCACCGTGATCCCGGCCCCGCCGTGCCCGTAGTTGTGCACCAGCACCCGCCCGTCCGGCAGGGGCTGCCGTTCCAGCCGTACGGCGGGCCGGGCGGGCCTGAGCCCCACCCGGTGCGCCAGCACCCGTGCCCCCGCGATCTCCGGCCGGACGGCCGCGCACCGCGCGACGATCGCCGAGGCCGTGGCGGGATCCGGCGTCAGGGACCACGCGTCCTCCTCCGCGGTACCGCCCAGCAGCAGGCCGCCCGGCTGCGGGATGAAGTAGGTCGAGGCTCCGGAGGAGTGGTCGGCGGACGTGTACCACGTCGTGATGCCCGGGTTCTCCACCACGACCAGCTGCCCGCGCACCGGGTGCACCGCCGGATCCGGCACCAGCGAACGCGCCCCCAGCCCCGTGCAGTTGACCACGACGGCGGCGGGTACGGCGGTCAGGTCCGTCACCTCACGCGACTCGACCGTGCCCCCCGCCCGCATGAGCCGCTCCCGCAGCCACGCCAGATGGACCGGCATGTCGATCACCGGCAGCCGGGCCGCCAGCCCGGCGGCCACCGCGCGCAGCCCCGGCACCCGGTGCGCCCACTCACCCAGCTCGTCCAGCCGTGTCCCCTGGTGTACGCCCTCGACCAGGCGTACGCCGGACTCCCGAGGACGGCCGGCCAACTCCTCGTACACACCGAGGGACTCCAGAGCCCACACGCCGGCCAAGAGCTCGGGCTCGATCCGGTACGGCCACCACAGACCGCCCGCGACCGCCGAGGTCGTGTGTTCCGCGGGCTCCCGCGCCCACACCCGCACCCGCCGCCCGGACTCGGCCAGGACCACGGCCGTCGTCAGCCCGACGACCCCGCCACCGACCACGACCACCGCGTCCGCCGACTCACGCTCCACACCAGGACGCTAACCGAATATGTCATGCCGCGCTCACATCCATCCCGATGTGGGGATACTCACAGCATGTCTGCCGCATACGCGACCTTCGGCCTGGCACCGGCGACCCGCGCCGGCGGTGTCCTCGCCGACGGCGGCTACCAGGTCCACCGTGACTTCGTGGATTTCATCGTCGACGGCCGTCCCCTGTTGTTCCAGCTCTCCGACCTGGACGCCGTCTCCCCGCTCGCCTCCGACATCCCGCCCGCCATCTTCACCGCACAGGTGCGCGGCCTGCTCCTCCAGGCACGGCCGCCGCTGCCGGACGGCCGGTTCGTGATCTACGGCTGCCCCGAGTGCGCGGACCTGGCCTGCGGCGCGGTCACCGCCGTCATCGAGCGGGACGGCGACGACTACGTCTGGCGGGACTTCGCCTGGCAGACCGACGAACGCGCCGATCTGGAGCTCAACGGCTACCACGGCATAGGCCCGTTCCGCTTCCACGGGCCCGAGTACCGTGCCGCCCTGGCCGCACTGATCGAGGACACCGAGGGCACGTCCGCGCCCCGCCGCCGGGTGCTGCTGATCGGCGCCCGGGTCGCCGTCCTCGCCAAGCTGGCGGCCGCGCTGCGCACCATCGGCATAGGAGCCGACATCACCCAGGACGCCCGTGCCGTCCCCGCCGAGGAACTGCGCGGGTACGGGGCCGTCGCCTTCGGGCGGGCGATCGGCGAGGCCGAACGGGCCGCCGTACGGCAGTCGTTCGAGCAGGCCGGGGTCGAGATCGCCTATGTGAGCGGCCTGGCCCCGATCGTGCCCCTGCTCGTCGCGCAGATCGAGCACGCGCTGGAGCGCAGCCCGCTCGGCCGGCGCCGGCTGACCGAACTGGTGGCCGCCGACGGCGGGGCGGCTGTCGAGGTGACCTCGGCGTGCCGGGTCCAGGTCACCGCCTACCGCCTCGACCGGCTCTACCGCACCCATACCCACGAGGTCTTCGACGGCATCCTGGAACCCGGCCGGCACCGCATCCCCCTGGACCCCAAGGCGGTCAAGGGGGAGTCGTTCGTCGTGGCCAGGACCTCCGGGAGCGTGCTGGTGGAGCCGGTGCGCCGGTGAGAGCCCGGCCGAGCGGCGGGCGCGGGGAGCATTAGGATCGGCGTCCTGATGACTGCCACACTCGTCGCCAAGAACCTCGCCGCCGGCCACGGCGACCGCTCCCTCTTCACCGGACTCGACCTCGTCGTCGCGCCCGGTGACGTGATCGGGCTGGTCGGCGCCAACGGCGCGGGCAAGTCCACGCTGCTGCGCCTGCTCGCCGGACTGACCCCGCCGGAACAGGGCGAGCTGCGGCTGTCCCCGCCGACCGCGACCGTCGGCCATCTGCCGCAGGAGCCCGAGCGCAGGCCGGGGGAGACCGTCCGGGCGTTCCTGGCCCGCCGCACCGGCGTCGCCGAGGCACAGCGCGTGATGGACGAGGCCACGCAGGCGCTGGTCGACGGCGCGCCCGGCGCCGACGACGCCTACGCGGTGAGCCTGGAGCGCTGGCTGAACCTGGGCGGCGCCGACCTGGAGGAGCGCGCGGAGGAGATCGCCGACTCCCTCGGCCTGGCCGTGGACCTGGACCAGCCGATGACCTCCCTCTCCGGCGGCCAGGCGGCCCGTGCCGGCCTCGCCTCCCTCCTGCTGTCCCGCTACGACGTCTTCCTCCTGGACGAGCCCACCAACGACCTGGACCTGGACGGCCTGGAGCGTCTGGAACGCTTCGTCACCGGCCTGCGCGCGGGCACGGTCGTCGTCAGCCACGACCGCGAGTTCCTCACCCGAACGGTCACCAAGGTCCTCGAACTCGACCTCGCCCAGCGGCAGATCAACCTCTACGGCGGCGGCTACGAGGCCTACCTGGAGGAGCGCGAGGTCGCCCGCCGACATGCCCGCGAGGACTACGAGGAGTACGCCGACAAGAGGGCCGCCCTCCAGGACCGCGCGCAGATGCAGCGCGGGTGGATGGACAAGGGCGTCAAGAACGCGCGCCGCAAGGCCGGCGGCGACAACGACAAGATCGGCCGCAAGTTCCGCAGCGAGGCCAGCGAAAAGCAGGCCGCCAAGGCCCGGCAGACCCAGCGCATGATCGAGCGCCTGGACGTGGTCGAGGAGCCGCGCAAGGAGTGGGAACTGCAGATGGAGATCGCGTCCGCGCCGCGCTCCGGCGCCGTGGTCGCGACCCTGCGCGACGCCGAGGTCCGGCGCGGCGGCTTCACCCTCGGCCCGGTCAGCCTGCAGATCGACTGGGCCGACCGGGTCGCGGTGACCGGAGCCAACGGCGCCGGCAAGTCCACCCTGCTCGGCGCGCTGCTCGGCCGGATCCCGCTCCACTCCGGACATGCCGCCCTCGGCTCCGGCGTCCTGGTCGGCGAGGTCGACCAGGCCCGCAAGCTGTTCCACGGCCCCGAGTCGCTGCTCGACGCCTTCTGCGCGGCGGTCCCGGACACCGAGCCGGTCGAGGTCCGCACCCTGCTGGCCAAGTTCGGCCTGAAGGCGGACCACGTCCTGCGCCCGGCCGCGACCCTCTCCCCGGGCGAACGCACCCGGGCCGCCCTGGCGTTGCTCCAGGGCCGGGGAGTGAACCTGCTCATCCTGGACGAGCCGACGAACCACCTCGACCTGCCCGCGATCGAGCAACTGGAGTCGGCCCTCGACTCCTACGAGGGCACCCTGCTCCTGGTCACCCACGACCGGCGCATGCTGGACGCGGTCCGGGTGACCCGGCGCCTGGAGGTGGCCGCGGGCAAGGTCGTGGAACGCTGAGCGAGGGGCCGTACCGGCGGAATCGGGCGTGTCCGCGGTGCACCGAGCCGGGGACCGTACCCGCCGACGCCCTACGCTGACCGCAGTTCCACGTCGGCGGCCGGTCGAGGAGTGACCATGAGCGGTGGGGTGAGCGGTCCGGGCCGACCGGGTGGTCCGGGGCTGCGGCTGCTGCGCGAGCAGGACGTGCTCGCGCGGATGCGCGGGACCGAGGACAGGATCGCGGACGCGATCACCGCCTTCGCGGGGACCATGCAGTTCGTCTATCTGCACGCCCTGTGGTTCACGGTCTGGATCGTGTGCAACGAAGGCGTGTTCGGCCAGGAGGTGATCTGGGATCCCTTCCCCTTCGGACTGCTCACCATGATCGTCAGCCTGGAGGCGATCTTTCTGTCCACCTTCGTGATGGTGAGCCAGAACCGCCAGGCCGCCCGCGAAAACGTGCGGGCCGACCTGGACTTCGAGACCAATGTGCGCTCGGAGGTGTGGTCGATCCACATGGGCCGGGCCCTGGGCGTCGACCCCGAGGAGGTCGAGCGCGGGGTCCGGGAACTGCTCGCGGAGAACCGCGCCCGCATGAGCGGCTCCCCCCGGTCCCCCGAGTGAGGGGCCACGTCCGCGCACCGGCTCCCGCCACGCGACGGGACGGTGACACGGGTGTCCGGGGCGGCCGGACGACGTCGCCGGGGAATGAGCGCATGGACCGGTCCCGCGTCCCCACCGGCGGCCGGAGGTGACCGGGCACCGCGGCGTGTTCCTGTCCGCCGGCATCGTGGGCAGGACGGACGACCGGGCGGCGCCGGTGATCGACGCGCCCCCGGCGCACGATGTGCGCCGGGCGGCCGATCTGTCGCGGCTGCTGGTGTCCCTGGCCATGCTGGGGCTGACGGCGCTGGTGGCGGTCGCCACCCGGGCGTTCGCCCGCACGGCGCAGCAGGGGCTGCTGTCCGCGGCGGCCGCGTTGCCACCGGGCCTGCGCGACGGGCTGGTCGGCACGGTGCAGTTCGTCGCTCTGGCGGCGCCGGTCGCGGCCGTGGTCCTCCTCGTCGTGCGCCGGTGCGGGGACGCGGTGCTCAGAATCCTGCCCGCCGCGGCGCTGGGCGCGGCGACCGCCTGGGCGCTCACACGTCTGGCGCTGGCACGCGGCCGACCGGATCTGTGGCCCGGGGTGCTGGCCGGCCGGGGCGGACTGATGGGGGCGGGCTGGCCGTCGGCGGTCTCCCTGGCGGCGTACGCCGCGGCGGTGGTCGCCGCAGGACCCTGGCTCGCGCGGCCGTGGCGGCGGACACTGTGGGCGCTGACGGCCGCGTGCGCCGTGCTCGGCGCCGTGGCCGCCGCTCTCGTACCTCTGGAGGCCGTCGCCGCGCTGGCAGCGGGCGGCGCGGCCGGCTCCGCGGTCCTGCTCATGGCCGGCGGCCCGCCGGACCGTCCGCCGGCCGGGGCGGTCGCCGACGCGCTGGTCGCCTGCGGGATCCCGCTCGCCACCCTGCGCGAGCTGCCCGAGGACGAGCAGCTTTCCGGCGAAGGGATCGTCTACCGTGCCGAGACCGCCGCAGGCCTGCGGCTGACCGTACGGGCCGTCGCCGCCGAGGACCAGGGCCGAGACCTGTTCCACCGGCTCGCCCGGCGTACCCTGCTGCGCCACCCGGACGACCCCGGCGCGCAGACCCCGCTCACCGCGGTCGAGCACGAGCTGCTCATGCTGGTCTTCGCCGCCCGCACCGGCGCCCGGGTCGACGAACCCGTGATCGCCTACCCGGTGGACGAAGGGGGCGC is a genomic window of Streptomyces griseochromogenes containing:
- a CDS encoding amino acid permease, with translation MSKDAVHTTAQAETRNGAAGTPVDAGDAGYSKDLKARHVNMIAIGGAIGTGLLLGAGGRLHNAGPALALAYLVCGIFAFFVVRALGELVLYRPSSGSFVSYAREFLGEKGAYVAGWMYFLNWSTTGIADITAIALYTHYWSMFTTIPQWVLALIALAVVLAVNLISVKIFGEMEFWFAIIKVATIVGFMLIGIFLLATQHKVGGHTPGLSVITDHGGVFPHGVMPVVLVMQGVIFAYAALELVGVAAGETAEPEKVVPRAVNSIMWRVGLFYVGSVVLLALLLPGSVYSADQSPFVTVLSKIGVPAAGDVMNLVVLTAAMSSLNSGLYSTGRILRSMAMAGSAPKFTARMNRSQVPYGGILLTCGVCVLGVGLNYLMPSQAFEIVLNIASLGIISTWVIIMLCHMIFVRRARAGLATRPHFRLKGSPVTEIATITFLLVCLGMMWNDPDVGRKTLLLIPVIALLLVVGWFGVRRRVSRDTDKELTELSR
- a CDS encoding macro domain-containing protein; its protein translation is MSEIMYVRGDATVPSVKGVKVIAHVCNDIGGWGKGFVLALSRRWPEPEAAYRAWHRDRAKNDFGLGAVQLVRVDPYVWVANMIGQRGIRRGSKGAPVRYDAIDTALARLAGEVIELGASVHMPRIGCGLAGGTWSRTAPLITERLVKRGIAVTVYDHGEGGG
- a CDS encoding PfkB family carbohydrate kinase, translated to MTAHEGAIDVLVLGGAGVDTIVYVPELPLPYADSYMIDSGIRTRAGQTGDFVALSLTSLGLRTHHLDLLGDDPEGDLVRALHRKRGIGFTALPQPAGTKRAVNLVGPDGRRLSLYDTSRAHPDDRFPEETLNTLATASRHVHVTLTQPCSHALPALIETGVPLSTDLHDWDGENPYHEPFALAADVVFLSAAALTDPERTIRRIAGRGRAEVVVATAGADGAYLLADGELNRVPAADPPAPVVDSNGAGDAFAAAFLYGRLMGEPPQRCALYGAVAGAYACTVPATRAEAIGRDELLARADRTRP
- a CDS encoding M1 family metallopeptidase; this translates as MHRRIIAPGALVAASLLLAIPASAASYAPGAPGIGDPYYPSYGNGGYDVSHYDLRLRYQPKTDELQGTATILARTTEDLSSFDLDFLLDVSEVRVNGAKASFTTSDQHELVITPKTPLAKGTPVTVVVRYSGVPSKKSAYGFNTWHRTPDGAVAADEPEAAWWWFPSNDHPSDKATYDVSVAVPDGTQAISNGTLQSTGSKLGWTTYNWRQNKPQATYLATLAVGKFDITTSTSDGGVPVVNAYSKDLGDNDGAARASVERTGEIVDWLSGYFGPYPFSSAGGYVPNTTTGYALETQTRVYYSPKQFANGSNTSVVVHELAHQWYGDDVSLKGWKDIWINEGFARYAQWLWSEHEGEGTTQELADYVYASHPSGDAFWTVKPGDPGPDGQFDLAVYDRGALAIQALRDEIGDDAFFALLKGWPKDHAYGNASVADFQRYAEQVSGKPLAALFDTWLFQPSKPAAAAARAASLTKAGTAVVQPKSWKKIEATNDVHGH
- a CDS encoding Xaa-Pro dipeptidyl-peptidase; this encodes MPNSTPMRTRFTIWRTLATAAVTALMAAFLVPTAAQAAPRESRPVYSYAHAIREAVWVDTGLDSDGDGKTDRVAADIVRPAEPARQGRKVPVIMDASPYYSCCGRGNESQKKTYDVHGRVVQMPLFYDNYFVPRGYAFVGVDLAGTNRSDGCVDVGGRSDIRSAKAVIDWLNGRARAYTTRTGTSTVKASWTNGRTGMIGKSWDGTIANGVAATGVKGLRTIVPISGISSWYDYYFAQGAPLYDGGPDELAGYVESGDAAAHCAAVHKKLADGSPRSGDWTSLWTERNYVRDAAKVRASVFLVHGMQDLNVRTKHFGQWWDALAEHGVKRKIWLSQTGHVDPFDYRRGAWVDTLHRWFDHELLGYDNGIDRAPMADIERHPDQWVTSEVWPPHGTRATTLRPAPGTTPGVGTLGPRPATGTETFTDDPKLSETDWAAHLTTPTPEKAGFLTAPLTRDLRLSGSSTVTVTATPTTSSAHLSAVLVDLGPDTIRDYADGGEGITTLTDRGCWGASTAGDSACFKNTKAKTIAVDDTVLSRGWADLGHYASPDHGVPLTPGKAYTITLSLAATDHVVPKGHRLALIVAGTDKDLIDPPSTKPALTLDLSRTTARIPLVGGAAAFARATSTSASAAPGTTVLDGVRAPRAGRHIPAS
- a CDS encoding FAD-dependent oxidoreductase, encoding MVVVGGGVVGLTTAVVLAESGRRVRVWAREPAEHTTSAVAGGLWWPYRIEPELLAGVWALESLGVYEELAGRPRESGVRLVEGVHQGTRLDELGEWAHRVPGLRAVAAGLAARLPVIDMPVHLAWLRERLMRAGGTVESREVTDLTAVPAAVVVNCTGLGARSLVPDPAVHPVRGQLVVVENPGITTWYTSADHSSGASTYFIPQPGGLLLGGTAEEDAWSLTPDPATASAIVARCAAVRPEIAGARVLAHRVGLRPARPAVRLERQPLPDGRVLVHNYGHGGAGITVAWGCAREAAGLTRPAA
- a CDS encoding oxidoreductase, which encodes MSAAYATFGLAPATRAGGVLADGGYQVHRDFVDFIVDGRPLLFQLSDLDAVSPLASDIPPAIFTAQVRGLLLQARPPLPDGRFVIYGCPECADLACGAVTAVIERDGDDYVWRDFAWQTDERADLELNGYHGIGPFRFHGPEYRAALAALIEDTEGTSAPRRRVLLIGARVAVLAKLAAALRTIGIGADITQDARAVPAEELRGYGAVAFGRAIGEAERAAVRQSFEQAGVEIAYVSGLAPIVPLLVAQIEHALERSPLGRRRLTELVAADGGAAVEVTSACRVQVTAYRLDRLYRTHTHEVFDGILEPGRHRIPLDPKAVKGESFVVARTSGSVLVEPVRR
- a CDS encoding ABC-F family ATP-binding cassette domain-containing protein, coding for MTATLVAKNLAAGHGDRSLFTGLDLVVAPGDVIGLVGANGAGKSTLLRLLAGLTPPEQGELRLSPPTATVGHLPQEPERRPGETVRAFLARRTGVAEAQRVMDEATQALVDGAPGADDAYAVSLERWLNLGGADLEERAEEIADSLGLAVDLDQPMTSLSGGQAARAGLASLLLSRYDVFLLDEPTNDLDLDGLERLERFVTGLRAGTVVVSHDREFLTRTVTKVLELDLAQRQINLYGGGYEAYLEEREVARRHAREDYEEYADKRAALQDRAQMQRGWMDKGVKNARRKAGGDNDKIGRKFRSEASEKQAAKARQTQRMIERLDVVEEPRKEWELQMEIASAPRSGAVVATLRDAEVRRGGFTLGPVSLQIDWADRVAVTGANGAGKSTLLGALLGRIPLHSGHAALGSGVLVGEVDQARKLFHGPESLLDAFCAAVPDTEPVEVRTLLAKFGLKADHVLRPAATLSPGERTRAALALLQGRGVNLLILDEPTNHLDLPAIEQLESALDSYEGTLLLVTHDRRMLDAVRVTRRLEVAAGKVVER
- a CDS encoding DUF1003 domain-containing protein; the protein is MSGGVSGPGRPGGPGLRLLREQDVLARMRGTEDRIADAITAFAGTMQFVYLHALWFTVWIVCNEGVFGQEVIWDPFPFGLLTMIVSLEAIFLSTFVMVSQNRQAARENVRADLDFETNVRSEVWSIHMGRALGVDPEEVERGVRELLAENRARMSGSPRSPE